In Thermosynechococcus sichuanensis E542, a single genomic region encodes these proteins:
- a CDS encoding RNA recognition motif domain-containing protein has translation MSIYVGNLSYTATQEDLEAVFAEYGSVKQVYLPVDRETGRKRGFGFVEMSTDAEEDAAIADLDGAEWMGRQLKVNKARPREAMGGGNNRYSRNR, from the coding sequence ATGTCTATTTATGTCGGCAACCTTTCCTACACGGCCACCCAAGAAGACCTAGAGGCCGTTTTTGCCGAGTACGGTTCCGTTAAACAAGTCTATTTACCAGTGGATCGGGAAACAGGCCGTAAGCGGGGCTTTGGTTTTGTGGAAATGTCCACGGATGCTGAAGAAGATGCGGCGATCGCCGATCTCGACGGTGCCGAATGGATGGGACGGCAACTCAAGGTCAATAAAGCGCGTCCCCGTGAAGCCATGGGCGGTGGCAACAATCGCTATTCCCGTAATCGTTAA
- the ruvB gene encoding Holliday junction branch migration DNA helicase RuvB, with protein sequence MAIISSHNSPPERSRPPSLLSNQPTLEEQQSLAEESLRPRSLQDYIGQQELKDVLHIAIEAAKARQEPLDHLLLYGPPGLGKTTIALILAAEMGVNCKVTSAPALERPRDIVGLLVNLQAGDILFIDEIHRLSRMTEELLYPAMEDFYLDLTVGKQQTARTRRLKLNRFTLVGATTRAGALTSPLRDRFGLVQRLRFYHPEELQQIVQRGAALLQTPITPEAALEIGRRSRGTPRIALRLLKRVRDYADVKHGGTISLEVATAALELFNVDPAGLDWSDRRLLSLMIESYQGGPVGIETLAAATGEDVQTIEEVYEPYLLQMGYLQRTPRGRVATPRAWQHLGYTPPENQLPLLSSPHDPSS encoded by the coding sequence ATGGCGATTATTTCGTCGCACAATTCACCGCCGGAGCGATCGCGCCCCCCTTCACTGCTTTCCAATCAACCCACCCTAGAGGAACAGCAGTCCCTAGCTGAAGAATCCCTACGTCCCCGCTCTTTGCAGGACTACATTGGCCAGCAGGAACTAAAGGATGTGCTGCACATTGCGATCGAGGCAGCCAAGGCACGCCAAGAACCCCTTGATCACCTGCTACTCTATGGCCCGCCGGGCTTAGGGAAAACCACTATTGCCTTGATCTTGGCAGCAGAAATGGGGGTCAACTGCAAAGTGACCAGTGCCCCAGCTTTGGAACGCCCCCGCGACATTGTGGGTCTCTTGGTCAACCTGCAAGCGGGGGATATTCTCTTTATTGATGAGATTCACCGCCTCTCCCGCATGACCGAGGAACTCCTCTATCCCGCCATGGAGGACTTTTACCTTGATCTGACGGTGGGCAAACAGCAAACAGCCCGCACACGACGACTGAAACTCAATCGCTTTACCCTTGTGGGAGCAACCACCCGTGCTGGGGCGTTGACCTCGCCCTTGCGCGATCGCTTTGGTTTAGTGCAGCGGTTGCGCTTTTATCATCCCGAAGAACTCCAGCAGATTGTGCAGCGGGGGGCAGCCCTCTTACAAACCCCCATTACCCCCGAAGCAGCGCTAGAAATTGGCCGGCGCAGTCGCGGCACTCCCCGCATTGCCCTGCGGCTCCTGAAGCGGGTACGGGATTATGCCGATGTGAAGCACGGTGGCACGATTAGCCTAGAGGTGGCTACTGCTGCCCTTGAACTGTTCAATGTGGATCCAGCAGGCTTAGATTGGAGCGATCGCCGGCTCCTCAGTCTGATGATTGAGTCCTACCAAGGGGGACCTGTGGGGATTGAAACCCTTGCCGCAGCCACGGGCGAAGATGTGCAAACCATTGAAGAGGTCTATGAACCCTACCTTCTCCAGATGGGCTATCTGCAACGAACCCCCCGAGGCCGCGTCGCCACGCCCCGCGCTTGGCAACACCTAGGCTATACTCCCCCAGAAAATCAGTTGCCCTTGTTATCTAGTCCCCATGACCCCTCGTCTTAG
- a CDS encoding DUF7734 family protein → MSALALLEAYSRAHPQEVLLVEAQVGGREEVVLIFKGVSSSLTEATVVDADIPLLPEEAVIVAVDRLRSPYTPSAPVYLERGIPWEDFQGRCLGVS, encoded by the coding sequence ATGTCAGCGTTGGCGCTGCTGGAGGCCTATAGTCGTGCCCATCCGCAGGAGGTGTTGCTGGTGGAGGCACAGGTGGGGGGGCGAGAGGAGGTGGTGCTGATTTTTAAGGGGGTGTCGTCATCGTTGACGGAAGCGACGGTGGTGGATGCGGATATTCCCCTTTTGCCAGAGGAGGCGGTAATTGTGGCGGTGGATCGGTTGCGCAGCCCCTACACCCCTAGTGCGCCAGTGTATTTGGAGCGAGGAATTCCTTGGGAGGATTTTCAGGGACGGTGCTTGGGCGTAAGCTGA
- the ilvC gene encoding ketol-acid reductoisomerase, protein MARMYYDADAQLELLKDKTIAIIGYGSQGHAHALNLRDSGLNVVVGLYAGSRSAERARADGLAVHPVAEAAKMADWIMILLPDEVQRVVYEQEIAPHLHAGNVLSFAHGFNIHFGQIVPPDNVDVVMVAPKGPGHLVRRTYTQGEGVPCLFAVYQNASGQARDLAMAYAKGIGGTRAGILETTFREETETDLFGEQVVLCGGLSALIKAGFETLVQAGYQPELAYFECLHEVKLIVDLIVEGGLAKMRDSISNTAEYGDLTRGPRIITDETRAEMRKILHEIQTGQFAREFVLENMAGKPGFTAMRRREAEHPIEQVGQQLRSMFSWLKRA, encoded by the coding sequence ATGGCGCGCATGTATTACGACGCAGATGCCCAATTAGAACTCCTCAAAGACAAAACGATCGCCATTATTGGCTATGGCTCCCAAGGCCACGCCCATGCCCTCAACCTGCGGGATAGCGGTCTCAATGTTGTGGTGGGTCTCTATGCCGGCAGTCGTTCTGCAGAGCGCGCCCGTGCCGATGGTTTAGCGGTACACCCCGTGGCGGAAGCTGCGAAAATGGCCGACTGGATTATGATTCTTCTGCCCGATGAAGTTCAGCGGGTTGTTTATGAGCAGGAGATTGCCCCCCACCTGCACGCGGGAAATGTTCTCTCCTTTGCCCACGGCTTTAACATTCACTTTGGCCAGATTGTGCCCCCCGACAACGTGGATGTGGTGATGGTGGCGCCCAAAGGGCCCGGTCACCTTGTCCGCCGCACCTATACCCAAGGGGAAGGGGTACCCTGCCTATTTGCGGTCTATCAAAATGCCAGTGGTCAAGCCCGTGATTTAGCCATGGCTTACGCCAAGGGGATTGGTGGCACCCGTGCCGGCATTCTGGAAACCACCTTCCGTGAAGAAACCGAAACCGATCTCTTTGGTGAGCAAGTGGTGCTCTGTGGTGGCCTCAGTGCCCTGATTAAGGCTGGCTTTGAAACATTGGTGCAGGCGGGTTATCAGCCAGAGCTGGCCTACTTTGAGTGTCTCCATGAAGTAAAGCTGATTGTGGATTTGATTGTTGAGGGGGGTCTTGCCAAAATGCGGGACAGTATCTCCAACACCGCAGAATACGGCGACCTCACCCGTGGCCCACGGATTATCACCGATGAAACCCGCGCGGAAATGCGCAAAATTCTCCACGAAATTCAAACGGGTCAGTTTGCCCGTGAGTTTGTGCTGGAAAATATGGCGGGTAAACCGGGCTTTACTGCCATGCGGCGACGGGAGGCAGAACACCCCATTGAACAGGTGGGTCAACAACTGCGCTCCATGTTTAGCTGGTTAAAACGGGCTTAA
- a CDS encoding DUF29 family protein — protein sequence MTSPIKTKPASLYLKIKYWDTEQEYCLRRWQRAVMNFRLPIQEILEASPSLTSFVQEIFVKQYRNGRKLFLSASGVSPHLIPDTPEFSLEQALDQNWLPWSPDATSEGTAQ from the coding sequence ATGACCTCTCCCATTAAAACTAAGCCTGCATCCCTTTACCTCAAAATTAAATACTGGGACACGGAACAGGAATACTGCCTGCGGCGTTGGCAACGAGCAGTGATGAATTTTAGATTGCCCATTCAGGAAATACTCGAAGCCAGCCCTAGCTTGACATCCTTTGTGCAGGAAATTTTCGTCAAACAATATCGCAATGGGCGAAAACTCTTTCTCAGCGCCAGTGGGGTGAGTCCACATTTGATTCCTGATACCCCAGAATTTAGCCTCGAACAAGCCCTTGATCAGAACTGGCTCCCTTGGTCACCTGACGCCACCTCCGAAGGGACAGCACAGTGA
- the hisD gene encoding histidinol dehydrogenase, with translation MLRIITQLTDLRAELRRICDRTDSGEMSEQQATVEAILRRVAKEGDRALIEYTAQFDHIDLTPETLRVKGDELDAAYQQVSKELLDAIRLAKQQIEAFHRQRVPKSWVQFGEDGIVLGKRYTAVDAAGLYVPGGRAAYPSTVLMNAIPAQVAGVQRIVMVTPPGQGKGINPAVLVAAQEAGIQEIYRVGGAQAIAALAYGTETIPRVDVITGPGNLYVMLAKKQVYGRVGIDSLAGPSEVLIIADEAANPVHIAADLLAQAEHDPLAAAILLTPSLPLAEAVVTAVNEQLAEHPRRVLTEKAIAHYGLIGIVQTLEQAVELSNNFAPEHLELEVEDPWSLVEQVHHAGAIFLGYSTPEAVGDYLAGPNHTLPTSGAARYASALGVETFLKHSSIIQYTPAALRKQGGAVMTLAETEGLISHRDSVRLRLEP, from the coding sequence ATGTTGCGGATCATCACCCAGTTAACAGACCTACGCGCTGAACTACGCCGCATTTGCGATCGCACCGATAGCGGGGAGATGAGCGAACAACAGGCTACTGTTGAGGCAATTTTGCGCCGTGTGGCCAAGGAAGGCGATCGCGCCCTAATTGAGTACACGGCCCAGTTTGATCACATTGACCTCACCCCCGAAACATTACGGGTGAAAGGCGATGAACTGGATGCCGCTTACCAACAGGTGTCCAAAGAACTCCTCGATGCGATTCGCCTTGCCAAGCAACAAATTGAAGCCTTCCACCGCCAGCGAGTCCCCAAAAGTTGGGTGCAATTTGGTGAAGATGGCATTGTCCTCGGCAAACGCTACACTGCCGTTGATGCTGCCGGATTGTATGTGCCCGGGGGGCGGGCTGCCTATCCGAGTACGGTTTTAATGAATGCGATTCCCGCTCAGGTGGCCGGTGTGCAGCGGATTGTCATGGTCACCCCTCCCGGTCAGGGCAAAGGCATTAACCCTGCGGTTCTCGTTGCTGCCCAAGAAGCAGGGATTCAAGAGATTTATCGCGTTGGTGGCGCCCAAGCCATTGCCGCCCTTGCCTATGGCACAGAAACGATTCCTCGGGTGGATGTCATTACCGGGCCGGGAAACCTGTATGTCATGCTGGCCAAGAAGCAGGTCTATGGCCGTGTGGGTATTGATTCCCTAGCAGGGCCGTCAGAAGTCTTAATTATTGCCGATGAGGCAGCCAATCCTGTGCACATTGCGGCTGATCTACTGGCTCAAGCGGAACATGATCCCCTTGCGGCAGCCATTTTGCTCACGCCGAGTCTTCCCCTTGCGGAAGCCGTTGTCACTGCTGTTAATGAACAATTGGCTGAGCATCCGCGCCGTGTCCTCACTGAGAAGGCGATCGCCCACTACGGCCTGATTGGCATTGTTCAAACCCTTGAACAAGCCGTTGAGCTATCCAATAACTTTGCCCCAGAGCATCTGGAACTGGAAGTCGAAGACCCTTGGAGCCTTGTGGAGCAGGTGCACCATGCCGGTGCGATTTTTCTCGGCTATTCCACCCCTGAAGCGGTTGGCGACTATCTAGCAGGCCCCAATCACACGCTACCCACCTCTGGTGCCGCCCGTTATGCTTCTGCCTTGGGCGTAGAAACCTTCCTCAAACACTCCAGCATTATTCAATACACCCCTGCCGCCTTACGCAAACAGGGGGGAGCGGTCATGACCCTCGCTGAAACGGAAGGCCTGATCTCCCACCGCGACTCCGTGCGTCTGCGCCTTGAGCCTTAG
- the mnmA gene encoding tRNA 2-thiouridine(34) synthase MnmA, with product MSDLPAVVVGLSGGVDSSVAIASLKAQGYPVVGLTLWLMKGKGQCCSEGLVDAARLCEELGVPHHIVDSREIFEKYIVNYLVSGYASGVTPLPCSQCNRLVKFGPMLAYSREQLGIDYIATGHYAQVKYNPTSDRYELWRAVDRHKDQSYFLYDLPQEILAHVLFPLGQQTKAETRALAAQYGLHTASKPESQDLCLIEAHGSMRQFLDQYLPSQQGEIVDVHGRVLGYHQGIHHYTIGQRKGLGIAAPEPLYVVALDREHNRVIVGDRATAGRRECTVARVNWVSIPRPTEPLTATVQIRYRTPPVPVTIIPDPNSEQVQLEFAEPQFGVTPGQAAVWYAGDRLLGGGIIQPFSTPTPEPLETRVAQV from the coding sequence ATGTCCGATTTACCGGCGGTTGTTGTTGGCCTTTCCGGCGGTGTCGATAGTTCTGTGGCCATTGCCAGCCTCAAGGCTCAAGGATACCCCGTTGTCGGTCTGACACTGTGGCTGATGAAGGGTAAGGGGCAGTGCTGCTCTGAGGGGCTAGTGGATGCGGCGCGTCTTTGTGAGGAGCTGGGCGTCCCTCACCATATTGTGGATAGCCGTGAAATTTTCGAGAAATATATTGTGAACTATCTGGTCAGTGGCTACGCCAGTGGGGTGACACCGCTGCCCTGTTCCCAATGCAACCGTTTGGTGAAGTTTGGGCCAATGTTGGCCTATAGCCGTGAGCAACTGGGGATTGACTACATTGCTACGGGGCATTATGCCCAAGTGAAATACAATCCCACTAGCGATCGCTATGAACTGTGGCGGGCGGTGGATCGTCATAAGGATCAGAGCTACTTTCTCTATGACTTGCCCCAAGAGATTCTAGCCCACGTCCTTTTTCCCCTCGGTCAGCAAACCAAGGCTGAAACCCGTGCCCTCGCGGCGCAGTATGGCCTGCACACCGCCAGTAAACCGGAAAGCCAAGATCTCTGCCTGATTGAAGCCCATGGATCCATGCGCCAATTCTTGGATCAGTATCTGCCGAGCCAGCAGGGGGAGATTGTTGATGTCCATGGCCGGGTGCTGGGGTACCATCAGGGGATTCACCACTATACAATTGGCCAGCGCAAAGGCTTGGGAATTGCGGCACCTGAACCCCTCTACGTGGTGGCCTTGGATCGGGAACACAATCGCGTCATTGTTGGCGATCGCGCCACCGCCGGCCGTCGTGAGTGCACAGTAGCACGGGTGAACTGGGTCTCGATTCCCCGCCCCACAGAACCACTGACAGCCACGGTACAAATTCGCTATCGCACTCCCCCTGTACCAGTGACCATCATTCCCGACCCCAACTCGGAGCAGGTACAATTGGAGTTTGCTGAACCGCAATTTGGGGTAACGCCGGGGCAAGCGGCGGTCTGGTATGCGGGCGATCGCCTCCTAGGGGGTGGCATCATCCAGCCCTTTAGCACACCTACCCCAGAACCTCTAGAAACGAGGGTCGCACAGGTTTAA
- a CDS encoding IctB family putative bicarbonate transporter — translation MDVLLRRLDVEGWRSHSGVGRLLGLLQGWQEKSWLGRWLPHFAALLVGLVLVMAPLMPSGMIGMLLAAGGGFWLLWTLAGEREGRWSGVHLLVLLYWGIALLATVLSPVPRAAMVGLSKLTLYLLFFALAERVMRNERWRSRLVTVYLLTALMVSVEGVRQWIFGAEPLATWTDPESALANVTRVYSFLGNPNLLAGYLLPSVPLSAAAIAVWRGWLPKLLAVVMLGMNTASLILTFSRGGWLGLVAATIAGMGLLGVWFWPRLPLQWRRWGVPTVGALAIALCIGAIVSVPPLRERAASIFVARGDSSNNFRINVWTAVQQMIWARPWLGIGPGNVAFNQIYPLYQVNVRFTALSAYSIFLEILVEVGVIGFSVFLWLLAVLGDRGWRCLQELRAMGDPQGFWLMGAVATMVGMLTHGLVDTIWFRPEVATLWWLMVAIVASFAPAVTWTEPATDTDSQG, via the coding sequence ATGGATGTGCTGCTGCGGCGGTTGGATGTGGAGGGGTGGCGAAGCCACAGTGGGGTGGGGCGGCTTTTGGGCTTGCTCCAAGGATGGCAGGAGAAGAGTTGGCTGGGGCGGTGGCTGCCACACTTTGCGGCACTACTGGTTGGCTTGGTGCTGGTGATGGCGCCGTTGATGCCGTCGGGGATGATTGGCATGCTGCTGGCAGCAGGGGGTGGGTTTTGGCTGCTGTGGACGCTAGCGGGGGAACGGGAAGGCCGCTGGTCGGGAGTACATTTGCTGGTACTGCTGTATTGGGGCATTGCGCTGTTGGCTACGGTGTTGTCGCCGGTGCCGCGGGCGGCGATGGTGGGGTTGTCGAAGTTGACATTGTACCTGCTGTTTTTTGCGCTGGCGGAGCGGGTGATGCGTAATGAGCGGTGGCGATCGCGCTTGGTGACGGTCTATCTACTGACGGCGTTGATGGTGAGTGTGGAGGGGGTACGGCAGTGGATTTTTGGGGCGGAGCCGTTGGCGACGTGGACGGATCCAGAGTCGGCCTTGGCAAATGTGACACGGGTGTATAGCTTTTTGGGCAATCCAAATCTGTTGGCGGGTTATTTGTTGCCTAGTGTGCCGTTGAGTGCGGCGGCGATCGCGGTGTGGCGAGGCTGGCTGCCAAAGCTGTTGGCGGTGGTCATGCTAGGGATGAATACAGCAAGCCTGATATTGACCTTTAGCCGTGGTGGTTGGTTGGGATTGGTGGCGGCGACGATCGCTGGGATGGGGTTGCTGGGGGTTTGGTTTTGGCCAAGATTACCGCTGCAATGGCGGCGTTGGGGGGTGCCCACTGTGGGGGCGCTGGCGATCGCCCTTTGTATTGGTGCAATTGTGAGTGTGCCGCCGCTGCGGGAGCGAGCAGCGAGTATTTTTGTTGCCCGAGGCGACAGTAGCAATAATTTCCGGATTAATGTTTGGACGGCAGTGCAGCAGATGATTTGGGCACGGCCTTGGCTAGGGATTGGACCGGGGAATGTAGCATTTAACCAGATTTACCCGCTGTATCAGGTGAATGTGCGCTTTACGGCCTTGAGTGCCTACTCCATTTTTCTGGAAATCCTTGTGGAAGTGGGTGTGATTGGTTTTAGTGTCTTTCTCTGGTTGTTGGCGGTGTTGGGCGATCGCGGGTGGCGTTGCTTGCAGGAATTACGGGCAATGGGGGATCCTCAAGGATTTTGGTTGATGGGAGCTGTGGCGACTATGGTGGGAATGCTGACCCACGGACTGGTGGATACGATTTGGTTTCGCCCGGAGGTGGCTACGCTCTGGTGGCTGATGGTGGCGATCGTGGCTAGCTTTGCCCCGGCAGTGACTTGGACAGAGCCGGCAACGGATACGGATTCTCAAGGCTAA
- a CDS encoding Get3/ArsA fold putative tail anchor-mediating ATPase NosAFP — MTRIVTLLGATPEQQTALGLAIAQWFAGQQQRTLLAVPSPATSLQFLIGSPDQGIGWQPKLLSEGLAIAELLATESLNAAWQELSRLVEPYLPQELVGKVYAGELVILPGMDTLLTLNALRVHYSSGEYDVIVYVGGNSQDTLRLIGLPQGLAWYYRRFQRLLDQLDLNAIANAIGGPIASAIMAANIDTQKVRERFGEAKEWIDRGVQIAADPQRLSVFLLTDGTAISTAHTQWLWGSAQQVNVPISEVFCMGEPTPEVSNTFAPLRIAALPKDWRNWQSLVSHLPDLNQLAAAPAPHEFDETQQQVRIFLPGFRKEQVKLSEFSGELTVEAGDQRRHIELPPSLKGKPVRGGKFEAPYLIVSF; from the coding sequence ATGACACGCATTGTTACTCTTTTAGGAGCAACCCCAGAACAACAAACCGCACTGGGTCTAGCCATTGCCCAGTGGTTTGCCGGACAACAGCAGCGAACTTTATTAGCGGTGCCCAGTCCAGCCACTTCCCTGCAATTTCTCATCGGCAGTCCAGATCAGGGGATTGGTTGGCAACCAAAGTTGCTATCAGAGGGATTGGCGATCGCCGAGCTGCTGGCCACTGAAAGTCTCAACGCGGCATGGCAAGAACTCAGCCGTTTAGTGGAACCCTATTTGCCCCAAGAGTTGGTGGGTAAGGTTTATGCGGGGGAATTGGTAATTCTACCGGGGATGGATACTCTGCTCACCCTAAATGCGTTGCGCGTGCACTACAGCAGTGGTGAGTACGATGTGATTGTCTATGTGGGTGGGAATAGTCAAGATACCCTGCGGCTGATTGGGTTGCCCCAAGGGTTAGCGTGGTACTATCGCCGCTTTCAACGGTTGCTGGATCAACTGGATCTGAACGCGATCGCCAATGCCATTGGGGGGCCGATCGCTAGTGCGATTATGGCAGCCAATATTGATACCCAAAAAGTACGGGAACGTTTCGGTGAGGCGAAGGAGTGGATCGATCGCGGTGTGCAGATTGCCGCAGACCCACAACGGCTATCGGTGTTTCTGCTAACGGATGGTACAGCGATCTCAACAGCTCACACCCAATGGCTATGGGGCAGTGCTCAACAGGTGAATGTTCCCATTTCTGAAGTCTTTTGTATGGGGGAACCCACCCCAGAGGTCAGCAACACGTTTGCACCACTGCGCATTGCGGCTCTCCCCAAAGACTGGCGCAACTGGCAAAGCCTTGTTTCCCATCTTCCAGACCTGAACCAGTTGGCGGCAGCACCGGCTCCCCATGAATTTGATGAGACGCAACAACAGGTGCGCATTTTCCTGCCGGGGTTTCGCAAGGAGCAAGTGAAACTCAGCGAGTTTAGTGGGGAACTGACGGTGGAGGCTGGCGATCAGCGGCGCCATATTGAGCTACCCCCGAGTCTCAAGGGCAAACCGGTTCGCGGGGGTAAATTTGAAGCCCCCTACCTGATTGTTAGTTTCTAA
- a CDS encoding DNA-directed RNA polymerase subunit omega: MQKRLHYSSLEINRRAEQLINHSDSRYRITVQIANRAKQRRGLEASEDLDDLPLKPVTRAIIEMSDEIAQPELLAD, encoded by the coding sequence ATGCAAAAACGCCTTCATTACTCATCGTTGGAAATTAACCGTCGGGCTGAACAACTGATCAACCATTCCGACAGTCGCTATCGAATTACGGTGCAAATTGCGAACCGTGCCAAGCAGCGGCGAGGGCTAGAGGCCAGTGAAGATCTCGATGATCTGCCCCTGAAGCCGGTGACCCGTGCCATTATCGAAATGTCCGATGAAATTGCCCAACCGGAGTTACTGGCAGATTAG